In a single window of the Micromonospora inositola genome:
- a CDS encoding ABC-three component system protein — MLRELSANYEGFKAFTFRPGMNIVVADTTRDSRQTDSRNSAGKSSLIELMHFMLGGSADKGTLFTKPKLRSRTFSMTLDWPTMGRPITVSRSGGRPGLVEVSPLPPGAEHTQSIFGQEVRLQEWQRLIERDLFRLPTEHPGISGRTLLSFLMRRAGSGGFASPVRTYIRQSDAEGATNLAYLLGLDWGIANRYREIQARERMRRELKKAADDPILGKIVGSVAELRGQIAVAENRVSELKRQIDGFRVVPGYERLREEADDLNRRIRDLRNQEEIDRRNLEDVTRSVEESHEPDTDYVGPVYEELGVMLGGQVVRRFEEVQAFHQSVVRNRRRYLSSEADRLTQLLREREQERAQLGEQLAEKLRALREGGALDALTTLQRIYAQEESLLSALRHRFEAAQAVEASKREITLARASLQDEMDADLTDRGEVVSRAIVLFSNFARSLYGPEREAYLRIESGTSSLVIEPHIASDASVGISSMVTFCFDLAIAVIAHRAGRAPDFLVHDSHLFDGVDERQLARSLELARQVCEKEGLQYVVTLNSDDLEKAQRVGFKSEDAVLSPTLSDKFESGGLFGFRF, encoded by the coding sequence GTGTTGCGTGAACTTAGCGCTAACTACGAAGGCTTTAAGGCGTTCACGTTCCGCCCTGGCATGAACATCGTCGTCGCTGACACAACTCGGGACTCTCGTCAAACTGACAGCCGTAACAGTGCAGGCAAGTCGAGTCTTATCGAGCTGATGCACTTCATGCTCGGAGGATCCGCGGACAAGGGCACGCTATTCACAAAGCCGAAGCTTCGGTCTCGGACGTTCTCGATGACACTCGATTGGCCAACAATGGGTCGGCCGATCACTGTCAGTAGATCGGGTGGACGTCCTGGCCTTGTCGAGGTCTCACCACTGCCGCCCGGCGCGGAGCATACCCAGAGCATTTTCGGCCAGGAGGTAAGGCTCCAGGAATGGCAACGTCTGATTGAGCGGGACCTGTTTCGTCTGCCGACAGAGCACCCTGGCATCAGTGGTCGTACCCTGCTTTCGTTCCTGATGAGACGCGCAGGATCAGGGGGATTTGCAAGTCCTGTACGTACGTATATCAGGCAGTCGGATGCAGAGGGTGCGACAAACCTCGCGTATCTTCTTGGCTTGGATTGGGGGATCGCCAACCGTTATCGAGAGATTCAGGCGCGGGAACGAATGCGTCGCGAACTCAAGAAGGCGGCCGATGACCCTATCCTTGGGAAGATTGTTGGCTCGGTGGCTGAGTTGCGGGGCCAGATCGCCGTAGCCGAGAACCGAGTCAGCGAGTTGAAGCGCCAGATAGATGGATTTCGGGTGGTCCCCGGCTACGAGAGGCTCAGAGAAGAGGCGGATGACCTCAACCGCCGAATTAGAGACCTCAGAAACCAAGAGGAAATCGACCGTAGGAATCTTGAAGATGTAACTCGTTCTGTCGAAGAGTCTCACGAGCCCGACACTGACTACGTCGGTCCTGTCTACGAAGAACTCGGTGTGATGCTCGGCGGTCAGGTAGTCCGCCGCTTTGAGGAGGTCCAAGCGTTCCACCAGTCAGTAGTGAGAAACCGTCGTCGCTACCTCTCCTCAGAGGCCGATCGCCTGACTCAACTCCTTAGGGAGCGCGAGCAGGAGCGAGCGCAACTCGGCGAGCAACTTGCCGAAAAGCTGCGTGCACTTAGAGAGGGCGGAGCGCTGGATGCCTTGACCACTCTCCAGCGCATATATGCGCAAGAGGAGTCATTGCTCTCGGCTCTCCGGCACCGCTTTGAGGCTGCTCAGGCCGTGGAGGCCAGCAAGCGCGAGATTACCCTCGCCAGGGCTTCATTGCAGGACGAGATGGACGCCGACCTGACGGACCGGGGGGAGGTGGTGAGCCGAGCAATCGTACTCTTCTCCAATTTTGCGAGGAGCTTGTATGGCCCTGAACGCGAAGCCTATCTGCGGATCGAATCGGGCACTTCTAGTCTTGTTATTGAGCCTCATATCGCTAGCGATGCTAGCGTTGGTATTAGCAGTATGGTTACCTTCTGCTTCGACCTGGCCATTGCTGTAATCGCTCATCGCGCTGGCCGAGCTCCGGATTTCCTAGTCCACGACAGCCATCTCTTTGACGGCGTCGACGAACGGCAGCTCGCCAGAAGCTTGGAGTTGGCGCGCCAGGTTTGCGAGAAAGAGGGGTTGCAGTACGTTGTCACGCTCAACTCAGACGACCTTGAGAAAGCGCAGCGCGTCGGCTTCAAGTCAGAAGACGCTGTGCTGAGCCCGACGCTTTCTGACAAGTTTGAGAGTGGCGGCCTCTTTGGTTTCCGATTCTAG
- a CDS encoding HD domain-containing protein, translated as MALPRRWRHVQAVGAKSRRLGHLVAPEERDLLVAAAWLHDIGYAPGIVDTGFHALDGARWLLRQGFAPRLAGLVANHSCASYEAAERELAEELAAEFPLEESPTSDVLWYADMTTGPDGQDLSVEERLAEIRLRYGPNDLVSRFWEKAEVPLLLVVDRVRRRMADQPM; from the coding sequence GTGGCCCTGCCCCGTAGATGGAGGCACGTTCAAGCGGTGGGAGCCAAGTCTCGCCGATTGGGGCACTTGGTCGCCCCAGAGGAGCGGGACTTGCTCGTTGCCGCGGCTTGGTTACACGACATCGGCTACGCCCCTGGCATCGTGGATACCGGCTTTCACGCCTTGGACGGGGCGCGGTGGCTGCTGCGGCAGGGCTTCGCACCCAGGTTGGCCGGACTGGTCGCGAACCACTCGTGTGCCTCGTATGAAGCCGCAGAGCGGGAACTCGCGGAGGAGCTGGCTGCCGAGTTCCCGCTTGAAGAGTCGCCGACATCTGATGTGCTCTGGTACGCGGACATGACGACGGGTCCTGACGGCCAGGACCTGAGCGTCGAGGAGAGGCTCGCGGAGATCCGCCTGCGGTATGGGCCGAATGATCTTGTGAGCCGATTCTGGGAGAAGGCGGAGGTGCCGCTGCTCCTGGTCGTCGATCGAGTGCGCCGGCGGATGGCGGATCAGCCGATGTAG
- a CDS encoding NUDIX domain-containing protein, whose amino-acid sequence MARIEHFNNPEAPKPNSIVVAVTVFVQDDQGRVLLIQRTDNGLWALPGGAQDFGEYIAETAVRETREETGVEIEVTGLVGIYTNPNHVVEYSDGEVRQQFSICFRGRYVLGDPMTSEESSAVRWVAQGELEELSIHPSMRLRIDHGFAPRADPYIG is encoded by the coding sequence ATGGCGCGGATCGAGCACTTCAACAACCCGGAAGCCCCCAAGCCGAACAGCATCGTCGTCGCGGTGACCGTCTTCGTCCAGGACGACCAGGGGCGGGTGCTGCTCATCCAGCGCACCGACAACGGCCTGTGGGCGCTGCCCGGCGGCGCCCAGGACTTCGGCGAGTACATCGCCGAGACGGCCGTACGCGAGACCCGCGAAGAAACCGGCGTCGAGATTGAGGTCACGGGCTTGGTCGGGATTTACACCAACCCGAACCACGTCGTGGAGTACAGCGACGGCGAGGTGCGGCAGCAGTTCTCGATCTGCTTCCGAGGCCGATACGTTCTCGGTGACCCAATGACAAGCGAGGAGTCGTCGGCTGTGCGCTGGGTCGCCCAAGGTGAACTGGAGGAGCTTTCGATCCATCCGTCGATGCGGCTCCGCATCGACCACGGCTTCGCACCACGGGCCGACCCCTACATCGGCTGA
- a CDS encoding helix-turn-helix domain-containing protein, with translation MPNDRLRSGMLKKGLTPATLADRLGVDPKTVERWVTQSRNPYPRYRHSIAELLDESESYLWPDALPTQRAVQVSQSELVHIYPRRGAVPTDLWQQLLEKATRQVGVLVYGGLFLPEFNHRWVPTLREKALAGAQVELLFGDPEGKNIADRGDDEGIGAAMSSKILNALAFYKDLRDLDNVGIYYHDTILYNSIYRFDDEMLVNTHLYGTPAAYAPVMHLRRLGGGDLFDSYVASFNRVLGKKRAVWPEH, from the coding sequence ATGCCGAACGACCGGCTACGCAGCGGAATGCTCAAGAAGGGCCTGACGCCGGCCACGCTCGCCGACAGACTCGGCGTCGATCCGAAAACCGTGGAGCGGTGGGTCACCCAGAGCCGAAACCCATACCCGCGCTACCGCCACTCCATCGCCGAGCTGCTGGACGAGAGCGAGTCGTACCTCTGGCCGGACGCTCTGCCCACGCAGCGAGCCGTGCAGGTCAGCCAGTCCGAGCTCGTCCACATCTACCCGCGCCGCGGGGCCGTCCCCACCGACCTCTGGCAGCAGCTCTTGGAAAAGGCCACCCGACAGGTCGGCGTCCTCGTCTACGGCGGGTTGTTCCTGCCCGAGTTCAACCACCGCTGGGTGCCAACCCTGCGCGAGAAGGCGTTGGCCGGCGCCCAGGTCGAGCTGCTATTCGGCGACCCGGAGGGCAAGAACATCGCCGATCGCGGGGACGACGAGGGTATCGGCGCGGCCATGTCCAGCAAGATCCTGAACGCGCTGGCCTTCTACAAGGACCTACGGGACCTCGACAACGTCGGGATCTACTACCACGACACGATCCTCTACAACTCCATCTACCGCTTCGACGACGAGATGCTCGTCAACACCCACCTCTACGGCACACCGGCCGCCTACGCCCCGGTGATGCACCTGCGCCGGCTCGGCGGCGGGGATCTGTTCGACAGCTACGTCGCCAGCTTCAACCGTGTACTCGGAAAGAAGCGGGCTGTCTGGCCTGAACACTGA
- a CDS encoding FtsK/SpoIIIE domain-containing protein, whose protein sequence is MELPAQESPSDPPDTVPVGAGLSIFDPVFLGIDEFGQAVYLPMIYRNILIGGEPGAGKSSLLNTIVGHAALCPDVRLCLLDGKQVELGLWEDACDVFVGPDLNHAIRTLRRVQTVMDNRYAFLKASRRRKIGPNDVFGQILVACDEIAYFSATAGDKKDQELFHALLRDIVARGRAVGIMVAAATQRPSSDIIPTSLRDIFAWRFAGRCTTDVSSDIVLGHGWAARGYSSNTIDPNNQGAGFLIAEGGIPALVKAAYMTDADIIRVADYAAWTRRQSGLVTPTERHATTDIKAAA, encoded by the coding sequence ATCGAACTACCCGCCCAGGAGAGCCCGAGCGACCCGCCCGACACGGTGCCGGTCGGCGCTGGCCTGTCCATCTTCGACCCGGTGTTCCTCGGCATCGACGAGTTCGGCCAGGCCGTGTACCTGCCGATGATCTACCGGAACATCCTCATCGGCGGTGAGCCCGGCGCGGGCAAGTCGAGCCTGCTCAACACCATCGTCGGACACGCCGCACTCTGCCCGGACGTGCGGCTGTGCCTGCTGGACGGCAAGCAGGTCGAGCTTGGGCTGTGGGAGGACGCCTGCGACGTGTTCGTCGGCCCGGACCTGAACCACGCGATCCGCACGCTTCGCCGGGTGCAGACGGTAATGGACAACCGGTACGCCTTCCTCAAAGCGAGCCGTCGCCGCAAGATCGGCCCCAACGACGTGTTCGGTCAGATCCTCGTCGCCTGCGACGAGATCGCCTACTTCTCCGCCACCGCCGGAGACAAGAAGGACCAGGAGCTGTTTCACGCACTGCTGCGCGACATCGTGGCTCGTGGCCGCGCCGTCGGCATCATGGTGGCCGCCGCCACGCAGCGCCCGTCGTCGGACATCATCCCGACCTCGCTGCGGGACATCTTCGCCTGGCGCTTCGCCGGCCGCTGCACCACCGACGTGTCGAGCGACATCGTGCTTGGGCACGGCTGGGCCGCCCGCGGCTACTCCTCCAACACCATCGACCCCAACAACCAGGGCGCCGGCTTCCTCATCGCCGAAGGCGGTATCCCTGCCTTGGTCAAGGCCGCCTACATGACGGACGCCGACATCATCCGGGTCGCCGACTACGCGGCCTGGACCCGCCGGCAAAGCGGCCTCGTCACTCCCACCGAGCGGCACGCCACCACTGACATCAAGGCGGCGGCATGA
- a CDS encoding DUF6197 family protein: protein MNPTQEQPHTPGALADLTPAETLRCAARYLELHGWTQGVYYRVAHDSPFPQACVAGAIGMAAHGRCIWLPHDDKAKPGVRDYTRALDALSDYLDLNESQSRDAEDEDPTCPLSWNDRPGQTAEQVITTLRAAADDYDWSHTTEDDLETYADACAWADKHTTREGFLAWLGAR from the coding sequence ATGAACCCTACCCAAGAACAGCCCCACACTCCCGGCGCGCTGGCCGACCTGACCCCGGCCGAAACCCTGCGCTGCGCCGCCCGCTACCTCGAACTGCACGGCTGGACGCAAGGCGTCTACTACCGCGTCGCCCACGACAGCCCGTTCCCGCAGGCCTGCGTTGCCGGCGCGATCGGCATGGCCGCCCACGGCCGCTGCATCTGGCTTCCGCACGACGACAAGGCCAAGCCCGGCGTCCGCGACTACACCCGGGCTCTCGACGCCCTCTCCGATTACCTCGACCTCAACGAGTCGCAGTCTCGGGACGCCGAGGACGAAGACCCGACCTGCCCCCTGTCCTGGAATGACCGTCCCGGCCAGACCGCCGAGCAGGTCATCACGACCCTGCGCGCCGCCGCCGACGACTACGACTGGTCGCACACCACCGAGGACGACCTCGAAACCTACGCCGACGCGTGCGCGTGGGCGGACAAGCACACCACCCGTGAGGGCTTCCTCGCCTGGCTCGGTGCCCGATGA
- a CDS encoding DUF6197 family protein has translation MSTVAALPTGNVHAILDRAALYLGRHGWTPTGLYEGHDDCTTKCACHRTGTYPASILDAIRAAVFGQPRWYLTGITDADRHTYSAAVEWFNTYLIAVGHAGLHAPVFAWESTPGRTPADVIEALCAAAIAYRRHIIRRAA, from the coding sequence ATGAGCACCGTCGCCGCCCTCCCGACCGGCAACGTCCACGCGATCCTCGATCGCGCCGCCCTCTACCTGGGCCGCCACGGCTGGACCCCGACGGGTCTCTACGAGGGGCACGACGACTGCACCACCAAGTGCGCCTGTCACCGCACCGGCACCTACCCCGCGTCGATCCTCGACGCGATCCGGGCTGCCGTGTTCGGCCAACCCCGCTGGTACCTCACCGGCATCACCGACGCCGACCGGCACACCTACAGCGCCGCCGTCGAGTGGTTCAACACCTACCTCATCGCGGTCGGCCACGCCGGCCTGCACGCCCCGGTCTTCGCCTGGGAGAGCACCCCCGGCCGCACGCCGGCCGACGTCATCGAGGCGCTCTGCGCCGCCGCCATCGCCTACCGCCGACACATTATCCGGAGGGCCGCATGA
- a CDS encoding RRQRL motif-containing zinc-binding protein, which produces MVFYDPTGERFGLPTYPFKLAPDGLLTRRQLRDRQLRPGGQEAAAQLLWRRGKRVAYLFRLDLALPKRTATPAQWAAITKALTARRTCPDCGQVKPYYIPRRTGVCLDCTPGGAE; this is translated from the coding sequence ATGGTCTTCTACGACCCCACAGGCGAGCGCTTCGGCCTGCCGACCTACCCCTTCAAGCTCGCCCCGGACGGACTGCTGACCCGTCGCCAACTCCGCGACCGACAGCTGCGCCCCGGCGGCCAGGAAGCCGCCGCGCAGCTTCTCTGGCGTCGCGGTAAGCGCGTCGCCTACCTGTTCCGTCTCGACCTGGCGTTGCCCAAGCGCACCGCCACACCCGCCCAATGGGCGGCCATCACCAAGGCGCTCACCGCGCGGCGTACCTGCCCCGACTGCGGTCAGGTCAAGCCCTACTACATCCCCCGCCGTACCGGCGTCTGCCTCGACTGCACCCCGGGAGGTGCCGAATGA